A single window of Watersipora subatra chromosome 11, tzWatSuba1.1, whole genome shotgun sequence DNA harbors:
- the LOC137408831 gene encoding putative uncharacterized protein DDB_G0282499, translating into MKGAILVVLLIAMLRGVEGEAVPFKYAQKEYLRNRAKNQPLYKLFYSNDVPHTLGLEGNGNGNGNCKGNCHDNNNGNDNGNDNAGTGHGNRNGNCHGNCVGNENGNYNGNKNGQTTLKSKFTGNNNGNCFGNCYHNKMGNYNGNMNKFTHGNGNNNGNCKGNCFHYKQGNHFGNRDKQDKPLRPSSCVGNCFPLEQPKAYDITLLSYEEIASSPLTCQSKDGYTYYVRPRSYCLTIHRQRKIHKSRPTRLQCNDGEAFDLDICACNRWWFVDVEGDCTGGSQDKFENFSNEDPSYTED; encoded by the exons ATGAAAGGAGCAATACTGGTTGTTTT GTTGATTGCCATGTTGAGGGGTGTGGAAGGAGAGGCTGTGCCTTTTAAGTACGCACAGAAAGAATATCTAAGGAACAGAGCTAAAAATCAGCCATTGTACAAACTGTTTTACTCCAATGATGTGCCACATACACTGG gcTTGGAAGGAAATGGCAATGGTAATGGCAACTGTAAAGGCAATTGCCATGACAACAATAACGGAAATGATAATGGCAACGATAATGCTGGAACTG GGCATGGCAACAGAAATGGCAACTGTCACGGAAATTGTGTTGGAAACGAAAATGGTAATTACAATGGAAATAAGAATGGACAGACAACTCTAAAAAGCAAAT TTACTGGAAACAACAATGGAAACTGTTTTGGCAATTGCTATCACAACAAGATGGGCAACTATAATGGCAACATGAATAAATTCACCCATG GAAATGGAAACAACAATGGCAACTGCAAAGGCAACTGTTTTCACTACAAGCAGGGAAATCACTTTGGAAACA GAGATAAGCAAGACAAACCTTTGAGGCCTTCATCTTGTGTTGGGAATTGTTTTCCCTTAGAACAACCAAAGGCCTATGACATCACACTCCTGTCCTATGAGGAAATTGCCTCATCACCATTGACTTGTCAATCAAAAGATG GTTATACCTACTATGTAAGACCAAGGAGTTACTGCCTCACCATCCATAGACAGAGAAAAATACATAAGTCAAGGCCTACGAGGCTGCAATGCAATGATGGTGAAGCCTTCGATCTTGATATCTGCGCATGCAACCGCTGGTGGTTCGTGGATGTTGAAGGCGACTGTACTGGCGGATCCCAAGACAAGTTTGAGAATTTCTCGAATGAAGACCCTTCATACACAGAAGATTAA